A single region of the Gemella sp. zg-570 genome encodes:
- a CDS encoding CD1107 family mobile element protein: MKEQFKKIILVFTLCFMAIPVSVYASEKKEVEKDFTMEVSKEDVTKENSFTVDVVEDTKENKKANLSEKEHSEKTIDEGNKGVTKEEMKELLESYSKNSSNNSPILATPQSKARGTSIENVGADNKEYPIRRDIVSKSTTSKSDSKNNTTQSKERPSSDARQFLTFKTKSGKVFHLIINHDQSSDNVQLVTEVSERDLLNMIETKEIKEIPKQEVKQETKEEVKKEPKKQDNSLGSYFILGLVLLGALGVGYYFKIIKPKQEKDFDFEEDENDDEFFEENQEEVKEEEDENI; encoded by the coding sequence ATGAAAGAACAGTTTAAAAAAATAATTCTTGTATTTACACTATGCTTTATGGCTATACCAGTAAGTGTATATGCAAGTGAAAAAAAGGAAGTAGAAAAAGACTTTACCATGGAGGTAAGTAAGGAAGATGTTACGAAAGAAAATTCCTTTACAGTTGATGTGGTAGAAGATACAAAAGAAAATAAAAAAGCAAATCTATCTGAAAAAGAACACTCTGAAAAAACAATTGATGAAGGAAATAAAGGAGTTACTAAGGAAGAAATGAAAGAACTTTTAGAAAGCTATTCTAAAAATTCAAGCAATAATAGCCCAATACTTGCAACTCCACAAAGTAAAGCAAGGGGAACATCAATAGAAAATGTCGGTGCTGATAATAAAGAATATCCAATTAGACGAGATATTGTCAGCAAATCAACTACTTCAAAAAGTGATAGTAAAAACAATACAACTCAGTCAAAAGAAAGACCAAGTAGTGATGCTAGACAGTTTCTAACATTTAAAACGAAAAGTGGCAAGGTATTTCATTTAATTATAAATCATGATCAATCTAGTGATAATGTTCAATTAGTAACTGAAGTTTCAGAAAGAGATTTACTAAATATGATAGAAACAAAAGAAATTAAAGAAATTCCAAAACAAGAAGTTAAACAAGAAACTAAAGAAGAAGTGAAGAAAGAACCTAAAAAGCAAGACAATAGCTTAGGTTCTTATTTTATTTTAGGTCTTGTCCTTTTAGGAGCATTAGGAGTAGGTTATTATTTTAAAATTATCAAACCTAAACAAGAAAAAGATTTTGATTTTGAAGAAGATGAAAATGATGATGAATTTTTCGAAGAAAATCAAGAAGAAGTAAAGGAGGAAGAAGATGAAAACATATAA
- a CDS encoding CD1108 family mobile element protein, whose translation MNRKVLSKKIRDSTTSLKDFNEKNIDKLEINFLEHQKDFKGKLISENKRFDEKIEHTKTKFLSSNTTDKKPKKRFLRNKNDDILEFNLSEKSNYSGVKNKILNSKETKNNINDFTDSSLDKKALQKKSNQRIFKENTDANVTEVYDPLNKDLDNDGVIDRYDNNINSSDYFSSTYDVEKENSKEVITQTKNKRKNYFKNEIFTRDKNKTQGEKVEEVLAKSKESNIDQSFGDVDSLLGARDKKLKKLKSKKDNLLNKKVPKDSILYKGNKKMLGAMASSAGILSSYISHGSHENVGAEASEKSLDKISQSVSLVKRFSRNRKSKLLKRQESKVSKLNKRIRKRKSKLEYKDKLSSLIHTDSYKQKTIYKRFIQRKQMKKLIYQKYEISFRDRVKKKVKDILVASSKLVVNNAKKIVGVLVGFLILFMMVFQLISSIGGMFGGTGNNVLATSYLASEPKLLAINQSYSTKELNLENELERVEASNPGYDEYIIHNNIDISHDTHLLLSYITSRFGEAENMNEVEDELESLFKAIYDVEYKEEIEIRYKTEYYTTIDEDGNEILESIEVPYEYKKLIVTVSKNDMKNEILSRLQGYPDNIKHFEMLYETKGNMSRFFSDANSPVFPSGVSSLYDFDVSGGDFPQPDPNYVASLNGGYPGQCTWYVYNRFSQLGKPIKHSPMGNGGEWAFYAQNYGYSVSRNARAGTAISFPPGVAGSSPQYGHIAFVEKVNEDGSVLVSEMNVKGEFIISTRTISKEDASQCYYIDYGL comes from the coding sequence ATGAATAGAAAAGTATTAAGTAAAAAAATAAGAGATTCTACAACATCATTAAAAGATTTTAATGAAAAAAATATTGATAAACTAGAAATTAATTTTTTAGAACATCAGAAAGACTTTAAAGGTAAGCTAATTAGTGAGAATAAAAGATTTGATGAAAAGATAGAACATACAAAGACAAAATTCTTATCTAGTAATACAACTGATAAAAAACCAAAGAAAAGATTTTTAAGAAATAAAAATGATGATATTTTAGAATTTAATCTTAGTGAAAAGTCTAATTATAGTGGTGTTAAAAATAAGATATTAAATAGTAAAGAAACTAAAAATAATATAAACGATTTTACAGATAGTTCATTAGATAAAAAGGCATTACAGAAAAAATCAAATCAAAGAATATTCAAAGAAAATACAGACGCAAATGTAACTGAGGTTTATGATCCACTTAATAAAGACTTGGATAATGATGGAGTAATTGATCGATATGATAACAATATAAATAGTAGCGATTATTTTTCATCTACTTATGATGTCGAAAAAGAAAATAGTAAGGAAGTAATCACTCAAACAAAAAATAAAAGAAAAAATTATTTTAAAAATGAAATATTTACGAGAGATAAGAACAAGACACAAGGCGAGAAAGTTGAGGAAGTTCTTGCTAAATCTAAAGAAAGTAACATTGATCAAAGCTTTGGTGATGTGGATAGCTTGTTAGGTGCAAGGGACAAAAAATTAAAAAAGTTAAAAAGTAAAAAAGATAACTTACTAAATAAAAAAGTTCCTAAAGATTCAATACTGTATAAAGGTAATAAAAAGATGTTAGGAGCTATGGCAAGTAGTGCAGGTATATTATCAAGCTATATATCACATGGTAGTCATGAAAATGTAGGAGCAGAAGCTAGTGAGAAGTCTTTAGATAAAATATCTCAATCAGTGAGTTTAGTTAAAAGATTTTCAAGAAATCGAAAAAGTAAACTTTTAAAAAGGCAAGAAAGCAAAGTATCTAAGTTAAATAAACGAATACGAAAAAGAAAGTCTAAACTTGAATACAAAGATAAATTAAGTTCGCTAATTCATACTGATAGTTACAAACAAAAAACGATTTATAAAAGATTTATTCAAAGAAAACAAATGAAAAAACTAATCTATCAAAAATATGAAATCAGCTTTAGAGATAGAGTTAAAAAGAAAGTAAAAGATATTTTAGTTGCCTCTTCAAAATTAGTAGTTAATAATGCAAAGAAAATTGTTGGAGTATTAGTTGGTTTCTTAATTTTATTTATGATGGTATTTCAACTAATTTCATCTATAGGAGGAATGTTTGGAGGTACAGGAAATAATGTACTAGCAACAAGTTATTTAGCTAGTGAACCAAAACTTTTAGCAATCAATCAAAGCTATTCAACAAAAGAATTAAATTTAGAAAATGAACTTGAAAGAGTAGAAGCATCTAATCCAGGATACGATGAATATATTATTCACAATAATATTGATATTTCTCATGATACTCATCTACTTCTTTCTTACATCACATCAAGATTTGGAGAAGCTGAAAACATGAATGAAGTTGAAGATGAATTAGAAAGTTTATTTAAGGCTATTTATGATGTTGAGTACAAGGAAGAAATTGAAATAAGGTATAAAACAGAGTATTACACAACCATTGATGAAGATGGGAATGAAATATTAGAAAGTATTGAAGTTCCTTATGAGTATAAAAAGTTGATTGTTACTGTTAGTAAAAATGATATGAAAAATGAAATACTTTCTAGGTTACAAGGATATCCAGATAATATAAAACATTTTGAAATGTTGTATGAAACAAAAGGAAATATGTCTAGATTCTTTTCTGATGCCAATTCTCCTGTCTTTCCAAGTGGAGTAAGTAGTTTATATGATTTTGATGTTTCAGGAGGTGATTTTCCACAACCTGATCCAAATTATGTTGCTAGTTTAAATGGTGGTTACCCTGGTCAATGTACTTGGTATGTTTATAATCGTTTCTCACAACTTGGAAAACCAATTAAGCATAGTCCAATGGGTAATGGTGGTGAGTGGGCATTTTACGCACAAAATTATGGCTATTCAGTGTCAAGGAATGCAAGAGCAGGAACAGCAATCAGTTTTCCACCAGGAGTTGCAGGGTCATCGCCACAATATGGACATATTGCCTTTGTAGAAAAGGTGAATGAAGATGGTTCAGTACTTGTTTCAGAAATGAATGTTAAGGGAGAATTTATTATCTCAACAAGAACTATTTCAAAAGAAGATGCAAGTCAGTGCTACTATATTGATTATGGGTTGTAG
- a CDS encoding VirB4-like conjugal transfer ATPase, CD1110 family — MQNKQRKRVEKLNQDQKNLNRSKKDLKNLGKEKKKGIFETTFNFFKLEDKRYTLEDSIPYEIMYDDGICKVNETTYNKMISFEDINYQLALEEARDMIFNQFANFLNSFDPSVSIQFCFTNQLGRLREMEKVINIPEKEDGFNDVRSEFREMLKNQLSKGNNGLKKERYIIFTVHADYFKQAKVKLERLEIEILSQLKAMGVRAESLDGFERLKIMHDMLNVGKSFMPTYEDVSMVLEQSNEKDSSKDRKKKQSKAYIIPSALDFTPKDFFKLGSHLGSASHFIIMASELSDRMLSEILSLEENMYVSIHIQALDQVEAIKMIKRKNTDIDKMRIEENKKAIRSGYDMDILPSDLITYGEDIKRLLNDLQSRDEKMFMVSFVILNVAKSKQKLDASVENIASICNRHNCPLKLLDHRQEQGLISSLPLGINQLSLKRQLTSSSTAVFMPFTTQELFMSSEASLYYGLNALSHNLIMADRKRLKNPNGLILGTPGSGKSFSAKREITNAILVTNDDIIVCDPEGEYGNLVKQFNGEVIKISAKSKDYLNPLDINMNYGDGDAPLKDKANFIMSMLELVVGGSGLSAAEKSVIDRCLPKIYEKYFDNPIPKNMPILQDLYNMLKNQEEVVGKKLATEMEIYVTGSLNVFNHHSSVDLDKKLLCFDIKELGTQLKKIGMLVIQDQVWNKVSKNRVEGKATRYYIDEFHLLLKEEQTAQYSVEIWKRFRKWGGIPTGLTQNVKDLLASKEIENIFDNTDFVLMLNQASGDREILAKKLKISPYQLNYVTNSNAGEGLLFFGNTIVPFIDKFPKHTVLYKKMTTKPEEVE, encoded by the coding sequence ATGCAAAACAAACAAAGAAAAAGAGTAGAAAAGTTAAATCAAGATCAAAAAAATTTAAATCGAAGTAAAAAAGATTTAAAAAATCTAGGTAAAGAAAAGAAAAAAGGAATTTTTGAAACAACATTTAATTTTTTCAAACTTGAAGATAAGAGATATACACTAGAAGATAGCATTCCTTATGAAATAATGTATGATGATGGTATTTGTAAAGTAAATGAAACAACCTATAATAAAATGATTTCTTTTGAAGATATTAATTATCAATTAGCACTTGAAGAAGCAAGAGATATGATTTTCAATCAGTTTGCTAACTTTTTAAATTCCTTTGATCCAAGTGTTAGCATTCAGTTTTGTTTTACCAATCAATTAGGTAGATTAAGGGAAATGGAGAAAGTTATTAATATTCCTGAAAAAGAAGATGGTTTTAATGATGTCCGAAGTGAATTTAGAGAAATGCTTAAAAATCAACTTTCCAAGGGGAATAACGGTCTGAAAAAAGAAAGATATATAATTTTTACAGTACATGCAGATTATTTCAAGCAAGCTAAGGTAAAACTTGAAAGACTTGAAATTGAAATACTATCACAATTAAAAGCAATGGGAGTTAGGGCAGAAAGTTTAGATGGCTTTGAAAGATTAAAGATTATGCATGATATGTTAAATGTTGGTAAAAGTTTTATGCCGACTTATGAAGATGTATCAATGGTACTTGAACAATCAAACGAAAAAGACAGCAGTAAGGATAGAAAGAAAAAACAATCCAAAGCCTATATTATTCCAAGTGCATTAGATTTTACACCTAAAGACTTTTTTAAGTTAGGTAGTCATTTAGGTTCTGCTAGTCATTTTATTATTATGGCAAGTGAATTGTCGGATAGAATGCTGTCTGAAATTTTATCTTTAGAAGAGAACATGTATGTTTCTATACACATTCAAGCACTTGATCAAGTAGAAGCAATCAAGATGATTAAAAGAAAAAATACAGATATTGATAAGATGAGAATTGAAGAAAATAAAAAGGCAATTCGCAGTGGTTATGATATGGATATTTTGCCATCAGATTTAATTACTTATGGAGAAGATATTAAAAGATTACTCAATGATTTACAATCACGAGATGAAAAGATGTTTATGGTTTCTTTTGTAATTTTAAATGTTGCAAAAAGTAAACAGAAGTTAGATGCTAGTGTAGAAAATATTGCAAGTATTTGTAATAGACATAACTGCCCACTTAAATTGCTTGATCATCGACAAGAACAAGGTTTAATATCTTCACTTCCACTTGGCATAAATCAGTTAAGTCTGAAAAGACAACTTACATCATCGTCAACAGCAGTCTTTATGCCATTTACGACACAAGAACTATTTATGAGTAGTGAAGCAAGTTTATATTATGGCTTAAATGCCCTCAGCCATAATTTAATTATGGCAGACAGAAAAAGATTAAAAAATCCTAATGGTTTAATTTTAGGAACGCCTGGTAGTGGAAAGAGTTTTAGTGCAAAAAGGGAAATAACAAATGCTATTCTAGTAACAAATGATGATATTATTGTTTGTGATCCAGAGGGAGAGTATGGCAATTTAGTTAAACAATTTAATGGAGAAGTGATTAAAATCAGTGCAAAAAGTAAAGACTATTTAAATCCATTAGATATTAATATGAATTATGGTGATGGTGATGCACCACTTAAAGATAAAGCAAATTTTATTATGTCGATGCTTGAACTTGTGGTAGGAGGAAGTGGTTTAAGTGCAGCTGAAAAATCAGTTATTGATAGATGTTTACCTAAGATTTATGAAAAATATTTTGATAATCCAATTCCAAAAAATATGCCAATTCTACAAGACTTATATAATATGTTAAAAAATCAAGAAGAAGTTGTAGGAAAAAAACTAGCAACAGAAATGGAAATATATGTAACAGGTTCTTTAAATGTCTTTAATCATCATTCAAGCGTTGATTTAGATAAAAAACTCTTATGTTTTGATATTAAGGAACTTGGCACACAACTTAAAAAAATAGGCATGCTTGTTATTCAAGACCAAGTATGGAATAAGGTATCAAAAAATAGAGTGGAGGGAAAAGCAACAAGGTATTATATTGATGAGTTTCACTTGCTTTTAAAAGAAGAACAAACAGCCCAGTATTCAGTAGAAATTTGGAAAAGATTTCGTAAATGGGGAGGTATTCCGACAGGATTAACTCAGAATGTAAAAGATTTATTGGCAAGTAAAGAAATTGAAAATATATTTGATAATACAGATTTTGTATTAATGTTAAATCAAGCAAGTGGCGATAGAGAAATACTTGCTAAAAAATTAAAAATATCCCCTTATCAGCTAAACTATGTAACTAATTCAAATGCTGGAGAGGGGCTTTTATTTTTTGGGAATACAATCGTTCCATTTATAGATAAGTTCCCTAAACATACTGTACTTTACAAGAAAATGACAACAAAACCTGAAGAAGTGGAGTAG
- a CDS encoding PrgI family protein encodes MAYVGIPKDLNKVKTKIAFNLTKRQLIGFCLAGIVSVPVYLNTRSVLGNDISMILLVLLAFPFLFMTFYEKDGLKAEEYFKAMYLHQFYQPKKRIKESEYIKQRKEEIRNAKQTKKKSRKVKSRSKKFKSK; translated from the coding sequence ATGGCTTATGTAGGAATACCAAAAGACTTAAATAAAGTAAAGACAAAAATAGCTTTTAACTTAACAAAAAGACAACTGATAGGTTTTTGTTTAGCTGGTATTGTCTCTGTTCCAGTATATCTAAATACACGATCTGTACTTGGAAACGATATTTCTATGATACTATTGGTTCTTTTAGCTTTTCCGTTTTTATTTATGACTTTTTATGAAAAAGACGGTTTAAAGGCAGAAGAGTATTTTAAAGCCATGTATCTTCACCAATTTTATCAACCGAAAAAAAGAATAAAGGAAAGTGAATATATCAAGCAAAGAAAGGAGGAAATAAGAAATGCAAAACAAACAAAGAAAAAGAGTAGAAAAGTTAAATCAAGATCAAAAAAATTTAAATCGAAGTAA
- a CDS encoding VirB6/TrbL-like conjugal transfer protein, CD1112 family: MFGIFDKIKEFFQDIFIGIIQSNLEVMFVDINDKVTFVSSEVGKTPQSFNAEVFSFIKNINDTVIIPIAGLIITAVLCIELIQMVMNKNNMHDGDSFEFFKYIIKMAIAVYLVSHAFEFAMASFDVAQNLVVKAAGVINTSSNLSSSEFISMIEALKQKEVGELIAIALETSLVKMLIQGVSILITIIVYGRMFEIYVYSAVASIPFSTMGNKEWGSIGTNYIKGLFALALQGLFLMICLGIYAVLIKTVNITDIHTSTFMILAYTILLGLMMLKSGTIAKSIMNAH; encoded by the coding sequence ATGTTTGGGATATTCGATAAAATAAAAGAATTTTTCCAAGATATTTTTATCGGAATAATCCAGTCAAATTTAGAAGTAATGTTTGTCGATATAAATGATAAAGTAACATTTGTATCAAGTGAAGTAGGAAAAACACCTCAAAGTTTTAATGCTGAGGTTTTTTCCTTTATTAAAAATATCAATGATACTGTGATTATACCTATTGCAGGTTTAATTATTACAGCAGTTTTGTGTATTGAACTTATTCAAATGGTTATGAATAAGAATAATATGCATGATGGAGATAGTTTTGAATTTTTCAAATATATTATAAAAATGGCAATTGCAGTGTATTTAGTTTCACATGCTTTTGAATTTGCTATGGCTTCATTTGATGTTGCACAAAATTTAGTAGTAAAAGCAGCAGGAGTGATTAATACAAGTTCTAATTTATCATCATCAGAATTTATTTCGATGATAGAAGCATTGAAACAAAAAGAGGTAGGAGAATTGATTGCTATTGCCTTAGAAACATCACTTGTAAAAATGTTGATTCAAGGTGTATCTATTTTAATCACAATCATTGTTTATGGTCGTATGTTTGAAATTTATGTATATAGTGCTGTTGCTTCTATTCCATTTTCTACAATGGGAAATAAAGAATGGGGAAGTATTGGTACAAATTATATTAAAGGACTATTTGCTTTGGCGTTACAAGGATTATTCTTGATGATTTGTCTTGGGATTTATGCTGTTTTAATCAAAACAGTAAACATAACAGATATCCACACATCAACATTTATGATTTTAGCTTATACGATTTTGCTAGGTCTTATGATGTTAAAGAGTGGAACAATCGCAAAAAGTATTATGAATGCACATTAG
- a CDS encoding Maff2 family protein has translation MEFFTQGVDVLKTLVIAIGAGLGGWGVINLMEGYGNDNPGAKSQGIKQLMAGGGIVLIGLKLIPLLSNVFN, from the coding sequence ATGGAATTTTTTACACAAGGAGTAGATGTTTTAAAGACTTTAGTCATTGCAATAGGTGCAGGTCTAGGAGGTTGGGGAGTAATCAACCTAATGGAAGGTTATGGAAATGATAACCCTGGTGCAAAATCACAAGGAATTAAGCAACTTATGGCAGGTGGTGGCATTGTCCTTATTGGATTAAAACTAATCCCACTACTATCAAATGTCTTTAATTAA
- a CDS encoding single-stranded DNA-binding protein, producing the protein MNNEMININANLVDEIKTNTFTKDDKEVTVANFTLVKKYGSGKEYINCSVYGEKTEITKNFKKGDFIHVYGYYKENKKADKVYKNFIVKSLNKIEKEENKEEK; encoded by the coding sequence ATGAATAATGAAATGATTAATATCAATGCAAATTTAGTTGATGAAATTAAAACCAATACTTTTACAAAAGATGATAAGGAAGTAACAGTAGCTAATTTCACATTAGTGAAAAAATATGGTAGTGGAAAGGAATATATCAACTGTTCTGTATATGGAGAAAAAACAGAAATTACCAAAAATTTTAAAAAAGGTGATTTTATTCATGTCTATGGATATTACAAGGAAAACAAAAAAGCAGATAAAGTATATAAGAACTTTATCGTAAAATCATTAAATAAAATTGAAAAAGAAGAAAATAAGGAGGAAAAATAA
- a CDS encoding VirD4-like conjugal transfer protein, CD1115 family has translation MVNAIIKDIQNLFKIQDKKAFIKHNIPYLVFFYLGNIFASHVNSYRGGDVFDRIFKATLELNKMSFLPSFDIIDISIGLIFSVVIKLIVYSKGKNAKKFRQGKEYGSARWGNSKDIAPYVEEKFENNILLTNTERLTMNGRPSNPKYARNKNVLIVGGSGSGKTRFFVKPNLMQMHSSYCVTDPKGTIVLECGKMLENNGYEIKILNTINFKKSMRYNPFAYLRSEKDILKLVQTIIANTKGDGEKSGEDFWVKAEKLYYQALIGYIYYESPKEEKNFNTLLAMIDASEVREDDETFKNAIDLMFEVLEEKNPNHFAVKQYKKYKLAAGKTAKSILISCGARLAPFDIEELRNLMSEDELELDTLGDRKTALFVIISDTDDTFNFVVSIMYSQLFNLLCDKADDEYGGRLPVHVRCLLDEFANIGLIPRFEKLIATIRSREISASIILQAKSQLKAIYKDNADTIIGNCDSELFLGGKEGTTLKELSENLGKETIDLYNTSETRSNQKSFGLNYQKTGKELMSRDEIKVMDGGKCILEIRGSRPFYSDKFDITKHKNYRLLEDYDKRNLFDIEYYMKRKGKVNLKENILVTRL, from the coding sequence ATAGTTAATGCAATTATAAAAGATATTCAAAATTTATTTAAGATACAAGATAAAAAGGCATTTATTAAGCACAATATACCTTATCTTGTATTTTTTTATTTAGGAAATATCTTTGCAAGTCATGTGAATAGTTATCGTGGTGGAGATGTATTTGATAGGATATTTAAAGCAACATTAGAATTAAATAAGATGAGCTTTTTACCCAGTTTTGATATAATTGATATATCGATAGGACTAATTTTTTCAGTAGTAATCAAGCTAATAGTTTACTCAAAAGGGAAAAATGCTAAGAAATTTAGACAGGGTAAGGAATATGGTTCAGCAAGATGGGGAAATTCAAAAGACATTGCCCCTTATGTAGAGGAGAAGTTTGAAAACAATATATTACTTACGAATACCGAAAGACTTACGATGAATGGAAGACCATCTAACCCAAAATATGCACGAAATAAAAATGTGTTAATTGTTGGTGGTTCTGGAAGTGGTAAAACTAGATTTTTTGTAAAGCCAAATTTAATGCAGATGCACTCTAGTTACTGTGTAACTGATCCAAAAGGGACTATTGTACTTGAGTGTGGAAAGATGCTTGAAAATAATGGGTATGAGATAAAAATATTAAACACCATTAATTTTAAAAAGAGTATGAGATACAATCCCTTTGCCTATCTTAGAAGTGAAAAAGATATTTTAAAACTTGTGCAGACTATTATCGCTAATACAAAAGGAGATGGAGAAAAGTCTGGAGAAGATTTTTGGGTAAAAGCTGAAAAGTTATACTATCAAGCACTTATAGGGTATATTTACTATGAAAGTCCTAAAGAGGAAAAGAATTTCAATACCTTACTTGCAATGATTGATGCTAGTGAAGTTAGAGAAGATGATGAAACTTTTAAAAATGCGATTGACCTTATGTTTGAAGTTTTAGAAGAAAAAAATCCTAATCACTTTGCAGTCAAGCAATATAAAAAATACAAATTAGCTGCGGGAAAAACTGCTAAGTCTATTTTAATTTCTTGTGGAGCAAGGCTTGCACCATTTGATATTGAAGAACTTAGAAACTTAATGAGTGAAGATGAATTAGAACTTGATACATTGGGAGATAGGAAAACAGCATTATTTGTTATTATTTCAGATACAGATGACACTTTTAACTTTGTAGTGTCCATTATGTACTCTCAATTATTTAATCTACTTTGCGATAAGGCAGATGATGAATATGGTGGAAGATTACCAGTTCATGTTAGATGTTTACTTGATGAGTTTGCCAATATTGGACTTATACCAAGATTTGAGAAGTTAATCGCAACAATCAGAAGTAGAGAAATATCAGCAAGTATTATTCTACAAGCTAAATCACAATTAAAGGCAATTTATAAGGATAATGCAGATACCATTATTGGTAACTGTGATAGTGAATTATTCTTAGGTGGTAAAGAGGGAACAACACTTAAAGAATTATCTGAAAACTTAGGAAAAGAAACTATTGATCTTTACAATACATCAGAAACTAGATCAAATCAAAAATCATTTGGACTTAACTATCAAAAGACAGGAAAAGAACTAATGAGTAGAGATGAAATAAAAGTTATGGACGGTGGAAAATGTATTTTGGAGATAAGAGGGTCAAGACCCTTTTATTCAGATAAGTTTGATATTACTAAGCACAAGAATTATAGATTACTTGAAGATTATGATAAAAGGAATTTATTTGATATTGAATACTATATGAAGAGAAAAGGGAAAGTAAATTTGAAAGAAAATATCCTTGTTACAAGATTGTAA
- a CDS encoding PcfB family protein → MINEELTHKLITIETKITKATASEVIKALKLIVGKANKNKVKLDKFIDDKFKSNAKPLSQMVKKGQLESLNISKGELKELKKLLNRYGVNFSVMKDKETKEYSVFYQAKDTKVMEKAFTKAIKNAEKKHDKKESTIKKIKEFQEKSKAMFSDKDKIKNKQKEQSL, encoded by the coding sequence GTGATAAATGAAGAATTAACGCATAAGTTAATAACCATTGAAACGAAAATAACAAAAGCAACTGCAAGTGAAGTGATTAAAGCACTAAAACTTATCGTGGGTAAAGCAAATAAAAATAAAGTAAAGCTAGATAAATTTATTGATGATAAATTTAAATCAAATGCAAAACCACTAAGCCAAATGGTAAAAAAAGGACAACTTGAAAGTCTAAATATTTCTAAAGGAGAATTAAAAGAACTTAAAAAACTATTAAATCGTTATGGTGTTAATTTTTCTGTGATGAAAGATAAAGAAACTAAAGAATACTCAGTATTCTATCAAGCTAAGGATACAAAAGTCATGGAAAAAGCATTTACTAAGGCAATAAAAAATGCAGAGAAAAAACACGATAAGAAAGAATCGACAATCAAAAAAATTAAGGAATTTCAAGAAAAATCAAAAGCAATGTTTAGCGACAAAGACAAGATTAAAAATAAGCAGAAAGAACAGAGTTTGTAG